A genome region from Candidatus Palauibacter australiensis includes the following:
- a CDS encoding beta-ketoacyl synthase N-terminal-like domain-containing protein: MKSIWRSKLSNSTHSGPHQRIDRRQGTSPTPHEPVAIIGMACRFPGSKDLSGFWRQLVAGENAVVEGPPGAVIGRTGRQFPHYAARNEAIRFGAYVEDLDLFDAEFFRISPIEAQ; the protein is encoded by the coding sequence ATGAAGAGCATCTGGAGATCGAAACTGTCAAATAGCACGCACTCGGGTCCCCATCAGCGAATTGACCGGCGCCAGGGGACCTCGCCGACCCCGCATGAACCCGTCGCAATCATCGGCATGGCCTGCCGCTTCCCGGGCAGCAAGGACCTCTCCGGCTTCTGGAGACAGCTCGTGGCCGGAGAGAACGCGGTGGTGGAGGGTCCGCCCGGCGCCGTCATCGGGCGCACGGGGCGGCAGTTCCCCCACTACGCCGCCAGGAACGAGGCCATCCGTTTCGGGGCGTACGTCGAAGACCTCGACCTGTTCGACGCGGAGTTCTTCCGCATCTCCCCGATCGAGGCGCAG
- a CDS encoding acyl carrier protein, with translation MAAEARLRELVDEHLDLGREPQWDGGLADSGVSSLAAVAFKKVVEQEFGVTVPPECFDTLRKLAAYIDSQTG, from the coding sequence ATGGCCGCCGAAGCTCGCCTTAGAGAACTGGTCGACGAGCATCTGGATCTGGGCCGCGAACCGCAGTGGGATGGCGGGCTCGCCGACTCGGGCGTCTCGTCCCTCGCCGCCGTCGCTTTCAAGAAAGTCGTCGAGCAGGAGTTCGGCGTCACGGTCCCCCCCGAGTGCTTTGACACGCTGCGCAAGCTGGCCGCATACATCGACTCCCAAACCGGCTGA
- a CDS encoding alpha/beta hydrolase produces MTAGAIWRIPEPLSVDDIRHDDGSVTRVRRHGNPHGRRLLVGHGNGLAVDLYYPLWSQFLDDFDVFVYDLRNHGWNAIGPRDEHNVPNMIRDQEQVVEAVATRHGPAPTIGVFHSLSALTALLSDSLGTGRTGDLAAWILFDPPLFKPRMGEAEFDKSADRSAELARRRTDRFPTQAEFSELLHHLVLTRAVPGAAELMARTVLRESADGGVELRCPREYEAQIFAYARTYAFLVDLGSLPCPTKVIGSDPTLTFSYMPSFNLSHINTVDYDFIPNSTHFLQVEHPAECFDLMCAFLEGHGLL; encoded by the coding sequence ATGACTGCCGGCGCCATCTGGCGGATACCGGAACCGCTTTCCGTAGACGATATCCGGCACGACGACGGCAGCGTCACCAGGGTGCGGCGACATGGGAACCCCCACGGCCGCCGTCTGCTCGTGGGCCACGGCAATGGCCTCGCGGTCGACCTGTATTACCCGCTCTGGTCGCAGTTCCTGGACGACTTCGATGTGTTCGTCTACGATCTGAGGAACCACGGGTGGAACGCCATCGGCCCGCGCGACGAGCACAACGTCCCCAACATGATCCGGGACCAGGAACAGGTCGTCGAGGCTGTAGCCACCCGTCACGGGCCGGCGCCCACAATCGGCGTCTTCCACTCCCTTTCGGCGCTGACGGCGCTTCTCTCGGATTCGCTCGGAACCGGACGGACGGGCGATCTCGCCGCCTGGATCCTCTTCGATCCTCCTCTCTTCAAGCCGAGGATGGGTGAGGCGGAATTCGACAAGTCGGCCGACCGGTCGGCGGAACTTGCACGGCGTCGCACGGACAGGTTCCCGACGCAGGCCGAGTTCTCGGAACTCCTCCACCACCTCGTGCTGACGCGGGCCGTGCCGGGGGCTGCGGAGCTGATGGCCCGCACCGTGCTTCGCGAATCCGCGGACGGGGGGGTCGAGCTTCGGTGTCCGCGCGAATACGAGGCGCAGATCTTCGCGTACGCGCGTACGTACGCTTTCCTCGTGGACCTCGGGAGTCTTCCGTGTCCGACCAAGGTCATTGGGTCGGACCCCACGCTCACGTTCTCATACATGCCGTCGTTCAACCTCAGCCACATCAACACCGTCGACTACGATTTCATACCGAACTCCACGCACTTCCTCCAGGTGGAGCACCCGGCGGAGTGCTTCGATCTGATGTGCGCATTTCTCGAGGGCCACGGCCTGCTGTAG